The genomic segment ACCACCACAAGGGTCAATAAATGGTACAGTTGACTAAGAGTCTGTTGATTCTGTTTTGGGGGTTTGTTGGTTGAAGTTGATTTCAGTCTCATCATGATACATTGCATATTTTCTACTTCCCGGTACGACTCCCGAGAGAAACTTGTTATCTTCTTTGTTTCCAGCCGCTATGTGGCTAGACTGGCTGAACCAGAACATGACGCAGGTCCACCCACTAAGCTAAACTGCTAGCGGAAGTCTTGAGTTTTGACACAAACAGAAGCCTGTGAAAAGGATGTGGACTGCACAACGGAGCTGGAACCTATCCCCAGATGACTTCCAGCAAAAAGCGGTCCAGTTGGAAGTGGACCTCCAGCGTTCCCTGCAGTGAAAACACAGACGTCTGCTGCAGACCAAAACTGATCAACTCAAATCCTGCCGACTCTTAACCGCGTGAAGACAACTTAATATTTATGGAGTATGTTATTCAAACAAACTTAATATAATAGTGTGCAAACTGTTTCCAAAAGCATGCAGGgaccattttgatacttttcattctcaaaaccaatacaatatattgaTTTTTGTCTTTACCTTTAGGGCTCACCCTCAAGTTTGGGTCCAACAATAtaaggtaaaaaaatgtataaattatgttttatgcctttttggtCAAAGACACCccagttttttttattgcaaacacaaaaaacatgcaatatttcccccacaaaatatttcaaagtgtaatatttgatgggaagctttaaataggttaaataattcataacattgattttgattcattattattttcaagCAACGACAGTTTTaacattcttggggatccaaaatggtccctctcaaagtgttaaaaagatattgatttttttactttcaacaataaactctctagatcaggggtgtcgggTTTTTTTCGGCCCGCGGgataagtttgctaagtataaaaatgatccgcaaaatttttgaatgaaagaacctgctgttctaaatgtgtccactagatgtcgcaatagcaattctttgtatctttgtagatgatgctacatatgtacataaaaaaaatatatatatatccatccatccattttctaccgcttattcccttttggggtcgcggggggcgctggagcctatctcagctacaatcgggcggaaggcggggtacaccctggacaagtcgccacctcatcgcagggccaacacagatagacagacaacattcacactcacatccacacactagggccaatttagtgttgccaatcaacctatccccaggtgcatgtctttggaggtgggaggaagccggagtacccggagggaacccacgcagtcacggggagaacatgcaaactccacacagaaagatcccgagcccgggattgaacccaagactactcaggaccttcgtattgtgaggcagatgcactaacccctctgccaccgtgaagcccatatatatatatatatatatatatatatatatatatatatatatatatttgtattttttgtattttcttatattcattttattttatttttatttatttattttatttttttaatttgttttatgccctttttgtcatagacaaCTTGCAATATTTTCAGAAATaatattttaaagtgtaatatttgatgtgaagtaattggagccttgaacaagtcaataattcataacattgattttgattccttAATATTTAGATACGTTAAACaacaaattctcagggatccgaaagggccccactcataaaagtgttaaaattaagtcatacattttaattttttaatttttttttgtattttattttttgtttgttttatgctctttttgtcatagaaatattttgtttttattgcaaacacacaaaatatacaatacttcagagtggaatatttgatgttaagtgattggagccttaaaaaggtgaataattcataacattgattttgatgcattattttatttttttttatagcaactACAGCTTTATAATTTTTGCGGATCTAAAATAGTCCAATTCATAAaagggttaaaaatatatatttttactttcaacacttaactctctagatcaacttcaaatctatccgtcgattagaagtttttattatttaatgtttttttttgtgtgttttttttgtgttttatgccttttttgtcaaagaaaacttgtttttaatTGCAAActaaatatgcagtattttacggggtaatattagatgtgaagtaattggtcaataattcacaacattgattttgattccttAATATTTAGATAAGTGGGGGAAAAAATACCTAAACACCCTGCACAGCAGCTTTGAGTTATTAGTGTCAACATTGTAACTTTTGCTCGTTATATTTCACTtgtatgctcttttattccactttattatgtatttttgtaATAGTGTTTTTAAGAAAACGTTAACAAATTTTCAATAAAGTTATCAACATTTTTCTTccttgtattttgtaaacacttttagtcAAAACAGTTTCTTTAACTGAATCAAATTAgttcattgtttgatttatttgcctaAAGTAGCAGCAGAATGGACAAACAAGTTGACTTTTTATGTTTAATATAAATGTTTCATTGAATCCATTTAACCGGGGGTgttcaaactacggcccgtgggtcAAATGAGGCCCGccagcgtcttcaatttggcccgcgagacgttatgaGTTCAACAAAGCATCACACCGCGGATTGCTTTCATATTAATCCTAAATACCAGGCAGTCTCTAAATGCTAAAAATTTGTAGACAATGTGAGTAAATAAGATGTATGACCCTTGAAAGTACATTGAAataatagcacagcatttacttatatgacacaatccatacaaccttccctagtcatggtggagAAAAAATTGCAACTACCAaagattacacacatatatagttactttaaatgcagtcggctttcggccgcCAAGTCAAGAAATGTAGGCACCCCTACATTAAACCATatacaattgtatttacaatccgttaAGTATGTAAAAACACAGTCTAAACATCAcgaaatgccacaaattcagtcggccattttgaatattccaatccgaatatcttcggcaatttccgtagattctacgtcactgtagtaacgcttctgcactctgaccatattatttgttgagtcatactggaaatacgcacaaattggaaagagatgtgctgtttatcattcacaatccttatgtaagacaagaacacgtgtgtttttatttgtttatgcgTTCTAAAtcatctaaaaacatccagaaagcgccaacaatacttcatttacatgtcgtgacctgaaaatgaaccaaatatgagtgatattgttattataagcgcttacgcagatggactattttagcggcgcattgatagccgtgagctaatgctagtttacgctgctattgttgacacactataaACTAGCGGCggcttctgcttggtctcaaacttgctaaaagtaacaTTTGTCACCTGccaggctggtccactttcatATCCCccaaggtggcaaaaaagacactcATTACAGGAACTATTTTTAACCCTTCATGACGAtcgcgattgaatcttcatctaaacggaattatgagAACGTCCTGTAAGTCGACATCCAACATCACAAATATTACCGTGTTTGTTTTATTTGGATTAATTatagttagtttgtatgtttagcacctagcaatgctgctaatgctatagtgtcacaataaagtagtactcggcttctaaaacttgtggACCATCCTCTTTGTATTCGGCCTCAAAAAATATaagtttgtcccaaagtaatcattgttgtctctcacagtctgcttgattagcagttgttgtcagaggtgggtagtaacgcgctacatttactccgttacatctacttgagtaacttttgggataaattgtacttctaagagtagttttaatgcaacatacttttacttttacttgagtatatttatagagaagaaacgctacttttactccgctacttttatctacattcagctcgctactcgctactaatttttatcgatctgttaatgcacgctttgtttgttttggtctgtcatagtgcctgcgtttcaacaaatacagtcactggtgacgttcactccgttccaccaatcagatgcagtcactggtgacgttggaccaatcaaacagagccaggcggtcacatgacctgacttaaacaagttgaaaaacttattcgggtgttaccatttagtggtcaattgtacggaatatatactgtactgtgcaatctactaataaaagtttcaatcaatcaatcaaaagtgtgaaggaaaaaagacccttttttatttcaatcgtacatcctgtcaaaagcctaaagactgactgcacagttcctgtcttcacaataaaagtgccgctccatcgtgcctgcgctttcaaaacaagagtctccgaaagcctgcgcaaacaagctagcaagctacggagtttgccgccaatgtatttcttgtaaagtgtataaaaacgaatatggaagctggacaaataaggtgccaaaaaccaaccactttcatgtggtattagacaggaaggaggaactttttttctcctccatttgaaaacgtggacgctatcagcactactgtctgattacaatcaatgcaagtcatcagaatcaggtaatacaccaacttatattcttgtcttcatgaaagaaaggaatctatatgtgttaaacatgcatgtatattcattaaaacacctttaacatgtaaacaaaaacggcaaaataaataaatataaattatatactgtatatatatatatatgtgtgtgtatatatatgtatatgtatatatatatatatatatatatatatatatatatatatatatatatatatatatatatatatatgatatgtgtgtgtatgttactcatcagttactcagtaccgtacttgagtagttttttcacaacatactttttacttttactcaagtaaatatttgggtgactactccttacttttacttgagtaataaatctctaaagtaacagtactcttacttgagtacaatttctggctactctacccacctctggttgttgttgatggggaagtgaTCTGGTGTTTCTCCTCCACGtcacaccatcaaaatgacttgggaatctctgtgagattgatactattttgatcatatctatttactcgcaaactttggaagtctttgtgtcataaatcagatatatatgatactaGCTTCAATATAGAAGCAACTTGTTCTTCCACTCTACTGGCactttaatccattccataatttaattgcaCACTACTACTAATGGTTTTAAGTGTTGTGAGTGCATACAGGTCATGTTATGTTGTGCATTCCTGGGGAGCAGGTtattgtttgctttgtgcatcattttagctgtttgcaatttctaCGTTTTTGGCTTCACAAAATAAAGGATTTGAGTGTTCTCCATATTTTTTTGTAACGCGGTTGGTGAATAAAGTGtactttccccatatttctactgtCTCATATACAAGcacctttgtaaaaaaaaaaagcttatgtGAGGATGTAAATTGAGACCTGCGGTTCCTGTTCGCGGCACAAAGAAAAAAGTGGCCTGAGGGGAATTGGTCTCCTAGCAACGGGTGGCTATTCCCACCCCTCCGTGTACACAGAAAAGGTGAACACCTCCCTCTCCGCTGGGATGCGACTACCTCCCGCCAGGACTGCCGCTTGCCACAGCCTCCGCGTAGAAAGGGATGGCCAACTCCGCGCTGGAGCTGCTGGGTTTTCTCGTGACCCTGATCGGGCTGATCGGCGTGGCGGCGAGCACCGGCATGCCGATGTGGCGAGTCACAGCCTTCATCGGAGAGAACATCATCGTATTCGAGACCCGCTACGAGGGTCTGTGGATGAACTGCTTCAAACAGGCCGACATCAGGATGCAGTGTAAGGTCTACGACTCTCTCCTGGCCTTGCCCCCCGACCTCCAGGCGGCACGGGGTCTCATGTGCTGCGCTCTGGCTCTCGGCGGTCTGGGTGTGCTGGTGAGCCTGTTGGGGCTGCAGTGCACGTCGTGCATTCAAAACGACCGAGCAAAGCGGCTGGTGCTCATCATCGCCGGAGCCATGGTCATCTTGTCGTGCATCTGCGTCCTCATCCCCGTGTCCTGGACGGGGCACGTCATCATCCGGGACTTCTACAACCCCTTACTGCTCGACGCCCAGCGCCGGGAGCTGGGGGAGGCCCTCTACATCGGCTGGGTGGCCGGGGCCTTTCTCTTTGCCGGTGGATGCTTGTTCACTTGCTGCAATTTACAGGCGGAGGAGCAAGATCCGAGGAAGTACGTCTACTCCAGGAACTCCGATTACACGGCGTACCCTCCGCAGCCCATCCAGACCCTACAACCTCAACAGCTGGTGCTGCTTCCCCAAGCCCAGCCGGTCCTGTCCAGACATCCATCCACCAACTACAGTTACCAGTCCAGGTACCCGTCTGTACGCAGTGGAGTGGCTTATCTTTAAACACTGACTGAGGCCATGACTGGGAGTGGGGCCGATCAGAAGACCTCACTAAAGGTTGCGTGACAGCGtcgacagaaactaaacaatacCATCTTTGTCAAGTCTTGGGACCAATCAGATCCCAAGTGTCCAGTGAggataaaaaatgtatatcagaATCCCAATCATCTCATTGCACTTGGTAGAATGTGTTCTTTCTTCAATGGCAGAAACAAGAAAACGCTAACATAACCGACAGTGGTCTTTGATGTTATGGCTAGTTGTTGTTCAAAAATATGATTGTTTCTAGTTGTTTAAACATTTCACGGTTTTGAAGGAGCTGATATGCAGAAGTTGGACGGGAAGCCATGAGATGGCTGCTGTTTGTTGAAGGTGTGGATGCTTCTCTTTGTTTGCGAAGAGGGTAGTCCCTTTGGCCGCCTACCAAAGCGTGATCACATGACCAGAAGCTGTTTTGAATAGAGATACAAAGAGCTTTAAGTCCAACACCTGTAGGCCGCACTCCCATTGTCCGCTATCTATGAGAGAAAGCAACTTTTGCTATGTAGATTTTTATCTTTTTGCCACTTAATCTGGAGCAAATAATAATTAGAATGCTCCTAAAACAATTCTCCTTGTATTTTTATACTAGAAACTATCAACTCTATTAATGTGAAATAAAGTTATGTCTGTTTGTTTCATCTATGTCTGCCTGTACTTGTATTGTATTTACACTGTCAGAAATAAAGTCAGTGGCTTTTACCGCAAAATttgggcagctcagtcgccagaattttacaggaaaaacaatagcggtacgtttttttccatttacaataatgctCTGTAAAAACATGACCGTAGACTTAAAAAACAATTTACAGTAAGGTGGTGTAAAACCACAGCGTATTTTATGGTACAAATTCTCGTGAATGAGCTGAcagctttgttttttttctacaaaatctaGATTTGGTTTTACAGTGtataaatattgatattaattagggctgaggaatttgtgaaacagaaacaatacaaaaataatgtcattgtaagttaataataccaacacagacactcgtaaacgttttagcatattagctaatgcaaacgacgctagcttgattacattacgatagcacgtacaaatatttcggtcacaacccaaagctcatggcctTAAGTGAGATTTTAATTATGCACGCAAATAATTTTGTGTGGTTAACcgcgattaatcaaaatgcaaaagtgtaaCTAATCTGAATATAGGCCAGTAAAGTGAGCCAATAGTCCAACATCTGATTGATGAAATCATAATGGTGTGCTTTGGTATCTTTACTTTTGCTGGAAAGTTATGTAATCGTTGCTGTTGATTTGACAATTTAATTAGTTACAAGCAGCTTATCGTGGAACTTTCTGTCTGAACTGAGATAAGGAACAACTACTTGGATTTTGGGGCGGATCCGGATCATTTCTACTAGGTTACCTTATGTTTCCGCCTATGTGTATGCTAGCGGCCCTGCTGAGCCAAAGATAGCAAAGACAGACAATAGTTTTTCTTCATTACACTACTGCTAGCCTAAAATGTTACGGCCGGTTTAACTTTTAGGAAAAGCcagaaatgggataagaaacaagtgattacattttggggcagATCCAGGTTCAGGATTTTCTTTACTAATAGGAGATAGGGCTTGTTGGAGTTCTATGCTCTCCAAGTGCTCTTGTCATACAAGTTATCAAACCAGTTTCTAGCCAGACCaaccataaacacaaaataagcaattcTTCGTACCCTCATCTTCTCTCTGAACCAACCAAAGCCTCCAAAGCTACTTTCCCACAACAAACCTTGCTGTACTGTCCACAAACGCATCATTTGAGCCTGCCGCAAGTTGCTGAAAGGTTTTCTTCCTCCAAGATGGCCTCAAGCAACGGGAATTAGTTGACTTGCTGTCCCGCATTTTGGATCAGAACACCTGGATTATAATCTTCTGAACGATGGTTGAAGGAATTCCCGAGATAGCCGCCATGTGCATTGGTCTGGTGGGGCTGATCGGCGCGGCCGCCACCACCGGCATGCCCATGTGGAAGGTAACGGCGTTCATCGGGGAGAACATCATCGTCATGGAGACCCGCTGGGAAGGCCTGTGGATGAACTGCTACCGCCAGGCGAACATAAGGATGCAGTGTAAGGTGTACGACTCGCTCCTGTTCCTGCCTGCCGAGCTCCAGGCCGCCAGGGGTCTCATGTGCTGCTCGGTGGCCTTGTCCGGACTAGGGCTCATGATAGCCATGTTGGGGCTACGTTGCACTTCATGTTTCCAGGGTAACAAAAGGGCAAAGAATGTGATCCTGTCGGTGGCAGGCGGCATGCAGCTCCTGGCTTGTGTCTGCGTCTTCATCCCCGTGTCGTGGACTGGTCATGTGATCATCCGGGACTTCTACAACCCGTTGTTAATCGATGCCCAGAGAAGAGAACTAGGGGATGCCCTTTACATCGGCTGGGTGACGGGAGCCGTTCTTTTCTGCTCCGCCTTGTTGTTCATCTGCAGTCGTCAGACCTCGGACAAAAGGTCAAATGCTCTTTACCACCCGCCACACTTGCTCAGATACAACACGCCGCCGAGGAACCCCAATCCGATGATGTATCAGCCCATTTCAAGTGTTTCCAGCCTTAGATCCAACTTCTACCAACCATCCCTGCAGCGCAGTTCTGACGCACATCAGCTGGTCAATCCTCAAATAGTGACAAGCGACGCCGCAAGAGCCACACTGCCGGTCCTCCTGAACCCAGACCGGCCTGAAAGCGCAACGCTCTTGTATCATTCGTCCATGAGAAGCTCTAACCCGCTCGGAAAGCTGTACACGCCAGTCAACTCCTTGTACATGAGCCAGAACAGCGCGCCGTACACGCTGGCGTACGATCCCTCTGTTTCCTACCAGTCCAGTTTCCAGCCCACGCCTCAAGCTCCGGTGTTTATTCCATACAGAGCTTCAAGAATTGAACCATGGTCTCACAGTGGGAGCGGCGCAGGCATGTACATATGAGGAAAACTCACTTTTTTTGTTGTGGCTAGTCTTGACAATGAAGTCTGGTTACATTTGAATACCAAACATTTAGAAGtgtttgtgtttccatgagtGTATTGATCGGCATTGAAAGTTATATAAGATGTAGGTCCCACAGCTGTATATTTGTCTTTCATGTGTTACGTCAGGTCTTCAAAGGTGGTAGTattaggccttgttcacactgcagatcAATTCTGATTTGTTGTCCATATGTGAACTGTATCAGATGTGGTCATGTCGATATGAACCGTCCAATCtgaactggactgcttggtttgtcttggaagacgtttcgacGCTCattcgagtaggcttcatcagttcgtgctcatagacttagattggtcagatcgagtacgctggactggtagtagtcgatccacaacgATTGTTCTGCCACActatacctcaatgctaacaagAGTAATATACACTTCagcgactgtcgttggctttgacagttaggattgctcgtttgcataaaAACAGTTGTTTTATTCCTCATTACGATCGGACAAAACCACCCTTGACCAGGCACACCCTTcaggtttttggagtataaatatttgggattTTGGcgctgatcaatctaagtctatgatcatgaactgaGGAAGTCTACTtggacgatatatatatatatatatatatatatatatatatatatatatatatatatacacacacacatatatatatatatatatatatatatatatatatatatatatatatatatatatatatatatatatatacatatacatatatatatatatatatatatatatatatatatatatatatatatatatatatatatatatatatatataaacacacacatatatatatatatatatatagatatatatacacacatatatatatatatagagagatatatatacacatatatacacacacatatatatatatatatatatatatacacacatatatatttatatgtatatatatacacacatatatatgtatacatatatatgtgtgtgtatatatatatatatatacacacacacatatatatatgtatgcatatatatacatatatgtatacatgtatatacatataagtatacatacatatatgtatatatatatgtatatatatgtgtatatatgtatatatgtgtatatatatatatatatatatatgtgtatatatatatgtgtatatatacatatatgtacacagtatatgtgtatgtatatatgtatatatatatatatatatatgtatatgtataaataaacacatatgtacacattatgtatgtatatatatatatatatatatatatatatatatatacacacacatacacatatatatatatatgtgtgtgtgtgtgtatatatatatatatacagtatatatatatataaaaatgtgtgtgtgtatatatatatgtatatatacatatatacacatatatatgtatacatatatatacacatatatacatacatacatacatatacatatatacacatatatacatatacatatatatacacatatatatacatatacacatacata from the Nerophis lumbriciformis linkage group LG17, RoL_Nlum_v2.1, whole genome shotgun sequence genome contains:
- the LOC133614172 gene encoding claudin-8-like, producing MVEGIPEIAAMCIGLVGLIGAAATTGMPMWKVTAFIGENIIVMETRWEGLWMNCYRQANIRMQCKVYDSLLFLPAELQAARGLMCCSVALSGLGLMIAMLGLRCTSCFQGNKRAKNVILSVAGGMQLLACVCVFIPVSWTGHVIIRDFYNPLLIDAQRRELGDALYIGWVTGAVLFCSALLFICSRQTSDKRSNALYHPPHLLRYNTPPRNPNPMMYQPISSVSSLRSNFYQPSLQRSSDAHQLVNPQIVTSDAARATLPVLLNPDRPESATLLYHSSMRSSNPLGKLYTPVNSLYMSQNSAPYTLAYDPSVSYQSSFQPTPQAPVFIPYRASRIEPWSHSGSGAGMYI
- the LOC133614171 gene encoding claudin-4-like; this translates as MANSALELLGFLVTLIGLIGVAASTGMPMWRVTAFIGENIIVFETRYEGLWMNCFKQADIRMQCKVYDSLLALPPDLQAARGLMCCALALGGLGVLVSLLGLQCTSCIQNDRAKRLVLIIAGAMVILSCICVLIPVSWTGHVIIRDFYNPLLLDAQRRELGEALYIGWVAGAFLFAGGCLFTCCNLQAEEQDPRKYVYSRNSDYTAYPPQPIQTLQPQQLVLLPQAQPVLSRHPSTNYSYQSRYPSVRSGVAYL